Proteins from a genomic interval of Prevotella sp. E13-27:
- a CDS encoding bifunctional 4-hydroxy-2-oxoglutarate aldolase/2-dehydro-3-deoxy-phosphogluconate aldolase: protein MAKFDKIAVLKKIGDTGMVPVFYHKDLEVCKNVVKACYEGGVRAFEFTNRGDFAHEIFGELVKWADKECPELALGIGSVVDAPTAALYLQLGANFVVGPLFNPEIAPICNRRLVPYCPGCMTVSEIGKAQELGCDLTKVFPGDVVGPNMIKGLKAPMPWSKIMVTGGVAPEEENLKSWFKAGVFCVGMGSKLFPSDKVKAGDWQYVTDKCREALGYVAKARA, encoded by the coding sequence ATGGCAAAGTTTGATAAAATAGCCGTACTGAAGAAAATCGGCGATACAGGCATGGTTCCTGTATTCTATCACAAAGACTTGGAAGTATGTAAGAATGTGGTGAAGGCTTGCTACGAGGGTGGCGTTCGCGCATTCGAGTTTACTAATCGCGGCGACTTCGCTCACGAGATATTCGGCGAGCTGGTTAAGTGGGCCGATAAGGAGTGCCCTGAGTTGGCTCTTGGCATTGGCTCAGTTGTCGATGCTCCTACAGCAGCGCTCTATCTGCAGCTTGGCGCCAACTTCGTAGTTGGTCCTCTGTTCAATCCTGAGATTGCTCCCATCTGCAATCGTCGTCTTGTTCCTTACTGCCCAGGCTGCATGACTGTCAGCGAGATTGGTAAGGCTCAGGAACTGGGTTGCGACCTCACTAAGGTATTCCCAGGCGATGTTGTTGGTCCAAACATGATTAAGGGCTTGAAGGCTCCAATGCCTTGGTCAAAGATTATGGTTACTGGCGGCGTAGCTCCTGAAGAAGAGAACCTTAAGTCTTGGTTCAAGGCTGGAGTCTTCTGCGTTGGCATGGGCTCTAAGCTTTTCCCATCAGACAAAGTTAAGGCAGGTGACTGGCAGTATGTGACTGACAAGTGCCGTGAAGCGCTTGGCTATGTGGCTAAGGCTCGCGCATAA
- a CDS encoding DUF5932 domain-containing protein has protein sequence MQNFKVIIVEDVPLELKGTEGIIRNEIPEAEVIGTADNEAAYWKLLKQGVPDLVLLDLGLGGSTTVGVELCRQTKELHNQVKVLIFTGEILNEKLWVDVLDAGADGIILKTGELLTRRDVSAVMDGKQLVFNEPILRKIVERFKRSVNAQLAKHEALINYEIDEYDERFLRHLALGYTKDQITQLRGMPFGVKSLEKRQNELVQKLFPDGCNGGVNATRLVVRALELRIIDIDNIVADEE, from the coding sequence ATGCAGAACTTTAAAGTTATAATCGTTGAAGACGTGCCCCTGGAATTGAAGGGTACTGAGGGAATAATCCGCAATGAGATACCAGAGGCGGAAGTTATTGGAACAGCCGACAATGAGGCAGCTTATTGGAAACTGTTGAAACAAGGAGTACCCGACCTTGTACTTCTCGACCTTGGTCTTGGAGGTTCTACGACTGTTGGGGTGGAGTTGTGTCGTCAGACGAAAGAACTCCATAATCAGGTTAAGGTGCTCATCTTCACTGGCGAAATCCTCAATGAGAAGCTGTGGGTTGATGTGCTCGATGCAGGTGCCGACGGCATAATTCTCAAGACAGGCGAACTTCTCACCCGTCGTGACGTCAGCGCCGTTATGGATGGCAAGCAACTGGTGTTCAATGAGCCTATTCTGCGTAAGATTGTTGAGCGCTTCAAGCGTAGCGTCAATGCTCAACTGGCAAAGCACGAAGCACTTATTAACTACGAGATTGATGAGTATGACGAGCGTTTCCTTCGCCATCTGGCCCTTGGCTATACGAAAGACCAGATAACCCAGTTGCGAGGTATGCCATTTGGCGTGAAGAGTCTTGAGAAACGTCAGAATGAGCTTGTTCAGAAACTGTTCCCTGATGGCTGCAATGGCGGCGTCAACGCCACTCGTCTTGTTGTTCGTGCTCTTGAGCTTCGTATCATCGACATTGACAATATCGTTGCCGACGAAGAATAA
- a CDS encoding DUF5112 domain-containing protein produces the protein MLPLNSLVGKHVVQHPRKMYARTNNCGSSSFTSHSSCFVSFFLSIFIVILSSCSSANRETVDRLNDISYAYHYRNIDSTEYYARKALALATAEGNSMFNNLNDAKAEAYNNLAFVSIMRMNYDLASLQLDSAIALTDNQLEILIANVQHMRLCQRRSHNRDFYDFREHAMKALQRINEERMSLDERQSLRLSYAESEMAIVTSTYYYYVGLEQQSIDELRRIDEIAVLDTAQWMNYLYNAGAGGMFTDGSPEQIEQRELDCLYKCQSLAEEYGSPFFLANSLEALADHVDASESILLADEALSLFSSYGDVYQIAGAHRTLASCYWRLDNYEDALANLELALSDSSIYQAPDLVASIREQLSVVYSAMNDKTNSDYNRNIYLDLQEQTRQDRSLEARAAQLDHVLGQLNLLLVIAAAVMALLIVTLVVIYVIHKRQSSRSAIDDEMSEERDEAEERLALTKLNKREGERRNLEERAKVSLVNSITPLIDRMLHEVQKIDNNHADSDTLSASDKALRSERLNYIRELTDTINEQNGVLTQWIQLRQGELSLRIESFPLQSLFDIIEKGHRSFALKGIELSVEPTTSVVKADRVLTLFMINTLADNARKFTDKGGSVNVSSTETDNYVEISISDTGCGIDADSLSHIFEHKIFGGHGFGLQNCKGIIEKYRKTSQLFSVCHIGAESVVGQGSRFFFRLPKGIVHTLILFLMMALSPFVSSRAASVDSLSVALIHQASNCSDSAYHSNINGNYEQTLFFADSCLRCLNKAYLRQYVASSQSQSLPTGNYYSAADTLALYANTTTFIPEITWLHKGVKLNYNILLVVRNESAVAALALHDWQLYHYNNRIYTLLFKELSADLNLEEYYRQLQKTQTDRTIAVVLIVIMVILLLSALAWQMANVMKNRAARRQAKENSLEMLNDELRRYEIEVARLHVSNQVLENCLSALKHETMYYPSRIRVLIDSDDTSALSDVVTYYRELYGILSQQAASQVESARLSLRKLDHDIFGDENLISYLFEILRKQSSSKTLSVDYQPKDELYITCVVSLPGVPPTNFSPSVSNIPFLLCRQIVREHGEATGRRACGIISESTADGSQMIITLPRAK, from the coding sequence TTGCTTCCGCTGAATAGTCTTGTTGGCAAACATGTTGTGCAGCATCCTCGAAAGATGTATGCACGTACCAACAACTGCGGTAGTAGTTCTTTCACTTCTCACTCTTCCTGTTTTGTTTCTTTTTTTCTATCCATATTTATAGTAATTCTTTCTTCCTGCAGCTCAGCTAATAGGGAGACTGTTGATAGGCTCAATGACATTTCTTATGCCTATCATTATCGTAACATCGACTCTACTGAATACTATGCTCGCAAGGCTTTGGCATTAGCTACAGCCGAGGGTAATAGCATGTTCAATAATCTTAATGATGCCAAAGCAGAAGCCTATAATAATCTTGCTTTTGTTAGCATCATGCGCATGAACTATGACTTAGCGTCACTACAGCTCGATAGTGCAATAGCTCTGACAGACAACCAGTTGGAAATACTTATTGCCAACGTACAGCACATGCGTCTCTGTCAGCGCCGTTCCCACAATCGCGATTTCTACGATTTTCGAGAACACGCCATGAAAGCTCTTCAGCGAATTAATGAGGAGCGCATGTCTCTCGACGAGCGTCAATCGTTGCGTCTTAGTTATGCAGAGTCTGAGATGGCTATTGTCACTTCCACCTATTATTATTATGTAGGACTGGAACAACAATCCATTGACGAACTACGTCGTATTGATGAGATAGCTGTTTTGGATACTGCCCAGTGGATGAACTATCTCTATAACGCAGGTGCAGGCGGAATGTTCACAGACGGTAGTCCTGAACAGATAGAGCAACGGGAACTCGACTGCCTCTACAAGTGTCAGTCATTGGCTGAGGAGTATGGCTCACCTTTTTTCTTAGCCAACTCTCTTGAGGCTCTTGCCGATCATGTCGATGCTTCCGAAAGTATTCTACTTGCTGACGAAGCCTTGTCACTGTTCTCTTCCTACGGCGATGTCTATCAGATAGCAGGTGCCCATCGTACACTTGCCTCATGTTATTGGCGACTTGACAATTATGAGGATGCCCTCGCAAATCTTGAACTTGCACTTTCTGACTCTTCCATTTATCAAGCCCCTGACCTGGTTGCCAGCATTCGCGAGCAACTAAGTGTCGTATATTCTGCTATGAATGATAAGACGAATAGCGACTACAACCGTAATATCTATCTTGACCTTCAGGAACAGACTCGCCAAGACCGTTCGCTTGAGGCGCGTGCAGCCCAGCTTGACCATGTTCTTGGTCAGCTCAACCTGTTACTTGTCATTGCTGCAGCTGTTATGGCGTTGCTCATTGTTACGCTTGTCGTAATCTATGTTATCCATAAGCGCCAGTCCAGCCGTAGCGCTATTGACGATGAGATGTCGGAAGAGCGCGATGAAGCTGAGGAGCGTCTTGCACTTACGAAGCTGAATAAGCGTGAGGGAGAACGACGTAATCTTGAGGAGCGTGCCAAGGTGTCCCTTGTTAACAGCATTACTCCGCTTATTGACCGCATGCTTCATGAGGTACAAAAGATTGACAATAACCACGCTGACAGCGACACTCTATCAGCTTCTGACAAGGCATTACGTTCTGAACGTCTGAACTATATTCGAGAGCTTACCGATACTATCAATGAGCAGAATGGCGTGCTTACACAGTGGATTCAACTTCGACAGGGCGAGTTGAGTCTTCGTATAGAGTCGTTCCCCCTCCAGTCCTTGTTTGATATTATTGAGAAAGGTCATCGTAGCTTTGCACTTAAAGGAATAGAACTGTCTGTTGAGCCAACCACATCAGTCGTAAAGGCCGATCGTGTGTTGACGCTTTTCATGATAAATACTCTTGCCGATAATGCGCGTAAGTTTACCGATAAGGGCGGAAGTGTCAACGTTAGCTCTACTGAAACAGACAACTATGTGGAAATATCCATCTCGGATACAGGTTGTGGTATCGACGCAGATAGTCTTTCCCATATCTTCGAACACAAGATATTTGGCGGACATGGTTTCGGACTCCAAAACTGTAAAGGCATCATTGAGAAATACAGGAAGACGAGTCAGCTCTTCTCTGTTTGCCATATTGGTGCCGAGAGCGTTGTGGGGCAGGGTAGTCGTTTCTTCTTCCGTCTGCCTAAAGGAATTGTCCATACTCTTATATTATTTTTGATGATGGCTCTCAGTCCATTTGTCAGTTCTCGTGCTGCTAGTGTTGACAGCCTTTCTGTTGCTTTGATACATCAGGCAAGCAACTGTTCTGACTCTGCCTATCATTCCAATATTAATGGCAACTACGAGCAGACCTTGTTCTTTGCCGACTCTTGTTTGCGCTGTCTGAACAAAGCCTATCTTCGTCAGTATGTAGCGAGCTCTCAAAGTCAGTCGCTTCCTACTGGAAACTACTATTCTGCTGCTGACACACTTGCACTATATGCAAATACTACAACCTTTATTCCTGAGATAACTTGGTTACATAAAGGCGTGAAGCTTAACTACAACATACTCCTCGTAGTGCGCAATGAGAGTGCTGTGGCAGCTCTTGCCCTGCATGACTGGCAACTTTACCATTACAATAATCGCATATACACTCTTCTCTTCAAGGAGCTGTCGGCTGATTTGAATCTTGAAGAATACTATCGTCAGCTACAGAAGACTCAGACCGACCGTACCATTGCTGTTGTGCTTATTGTTATAATGGTTATTCTTCTTCTGTCTGCCCTTGCTTGGCAGATGGCAAATGTTATGAAGAACCGTGCAGCTCGGCGTCAGGCTAAAGAGAATAGTCTTGAGATGTTGAACGACGAGTTGCGTCGCTATGAGATTGAGGTTGCCCGTTTGCATGTAAGTAATCAGGTGCTTGAGAACTGCCTTTCAGCTTTGAAGCATGAGACGATGTACTATCCCAGCCGCATTCGTGTGCTTATCGATTCCGATGATACTTCCGCTTTGTCAGACGTAGTGACCTATTATCGCGAGCTCTACGGCATACTTAGTCAGCAGGCTGCCAGTCAAGTGGAGAGCGCTCGTCTGTCTTTGCGCAAACTTGACCATGATATTTTTGGCGATGAGAATCTCATCAGCTATCTTTTCGAGATACTGCGCAAACAGTCTTCTTCAAAGACACTTTCCGTTGATTATCAGCCTAAGGATGAACTCTATATCACTTGTGTGGTCAGCTTGCCAGGCGTTCCGCCTACAAACTTCAGTCCGTCAGTAAGCAACATTCCGTTCCTGTTGTGTCGTCAGATTGTTCGCGAACATGGTGAGGCTACAGGACGTCGTGCTTGCGGCATCATCTCCGAGTCCACTGCTGATGGAAGTCAAATGATAATTACCCTGCCACGAGCAAAATAG
- a CDS encoding ATP-dependent Clp protease ATP-binding subunit — MASQFSPKVSEILSYSREEAARLASSSVGPEHLLLGMMRMKDGPVIDVFHRLRLNLQSVKTELEMKVRQDEIGAPINTQELVLNERASNILKLAVLEARIQHMTKVDEQHLLLAILHDQTTNGAKQILEFYNMNYEDVLSLINSQQSSGNASTTNGIGLSDEEDDEEFETAGASSSRNSTPGSTTAQQQKKETNTPVIDNFSTDLTKAAADGKLDPVVGREREIQRVIEILGRRKKNNPILIGEPGVGKSAIVEGLAQMIAQRKTSPMFFGKRLVSLDMTAIVAGTKYRGQFEERIRALLKELESDPDIIVFIDEIHTLIGAGSSPGSMDAANIMKPALARGTIQCIGATTLDEYRNSIEKDGALERRFQKVIIEQTTRDETIQILHNIKDRYERHHHVEYTDKALEACVKLTERYVTDRAFPDKAIDAMDEAGSRIHLSHAHIPPSIIEKEKELAKVLEKKKQAVHNQNFELAASYRDRQTELEANLAMMRNDWSNGSLDERQVVDEETIANVVSMMTGVPVQKLANEEGIRLKGMAQELKAAVIAQDGAIDKMVKAIQRNRVGLKDPNHPIGVFMFLGPTGVGKTYLAKKLAEFMFGSTDSLIRIDMSEYTESFNVSRLIGAPPGYVGYEEGGQLTERVRRHPYSIVLLDEIEKAHGNVFNLLLQVLDEGRLTDGNGRFIDFRNTVIIMTSNAGTRQLKDFGRGVGFNATNLGTNMNDKDKEHARSIVQKALSKQFSPEFLNRLDEIITFDQLDLNAIKKIVDIEISSLFKRIKNMGYNVELSEDAKEFVAQRGYDVQFGARPLKRAIQNYIEDGIAEMIVNDDLPLGSTILVTKDSEKDEIKFVKKLEVSE; from the coding sequence ATGGCAAGTCAGTTTTCACCCAAAGTATCAGAAATATTGTCTTACAGCCGAGAAGAAGCTGCAAGACTGGCAAGTTCTTCGGTAGGACCGGAGCATTTGCTACTGGGCATGATGCGCATGAAAGACGGTCCTGTCATTGACGTATTTCATCGTCTGCGTCTTAATCTTCAGTCAGTAAAGACTGAGCTTGAAATGAAAGTGCGACAAGACGAGATTGGTGCCCCAATAAACACGCAGGAACTCGTGCTCAACGAAAGAGCATCGAACATTCTAAAACTGGCTGTTCTTGAGGCACGCATACAGCATATGACAAAAGTTGACGAGCAGCATCTGCTTTTGGCAATACTACACGACCAGACCACAAATGGAGCAAAACAAATACTAGAGTTTTACAATATGAATTACGAAGATGTGTTGAGTCTAATAAACTCACAACAGTCGTCAGGCAATGCCAGTACAACAAATGGCATTGGCCTTTCTGACGAAGAGGACGACGAAGAATTTGAGACCGCAGGAGCAAGTAGCAGCCGCAATTCAACGCCTGGCAGTACTACGGCTCAGCAGCAAAAGAAAGAAACCAATACTCCTGTTATTGACAATTTCTCTACAGACCTAACAAAGGCCGCAGCCGATGGCAAACTTGACCCTGTAGTTGGAAGAGAACGCGAGATACAGCGAGTTATAGAAATACTTGGCAGAAGAAAGAAAAACAATCCAATACTCATTGGCGAGCCTGGTGTAGGAAAAAGTGCAATAGTGGAAGGATTGGCACAGATGATTGCCCAGCGCAAAACATCACCAATGTTCTTCGGAAAGCGTCTCGTGTCATTAGACATGACTGCCATTGTGGCAGGTACTAAATATCGCGGACAGTTTGAAGAGCGTATAAGAGCACTTTTGAAAGAACTTGAAAGCGATCCTGACATCATAGTCTTTATCGACGAGATTCACACCCTCATTGGTGCTGGTTCGTCTCCTGGTTCTATGGATGCAGCTAACATCATGAAGCCTGCTTTGGCACGTGGTACCATTCAATGCATAGGCGCAACAACGTTAGACGAATATCGTAACTCTATAGAAAAGGACGGCGCGTTGGAAAGACGCTTCCAAAAGGTGATCATTGAACAGACAACACGCGACGAGACCATTCAGATTCTGCATAACATAAAGGATCGCTACGAGCGCCATCATCACGTGGAATACACAGACAAGGCTCTTGAGGCGTGTGTCAAATTGACAGAGCGCTATGTCACAGACCGTGCTTTCCCAGATAAAGCAATAGATGCGATGGATGAAGCCGGCTCAAGAATTCATCTCTCGCACGCGCACATTCCACCTTCAATAATAGAAAAAGAAAAAGAGCTCGCAAAAGTTCTTGAAAAGAAGAAGCAGGCTGTACACAACCAGAACTTCGAACTTGCAGCAAGCTACCGCGACAGACAGACGGAACTTGAGGCAAATCTGGCCATGATGAGAAACGACTGGAGTAACGGCTCGCTTGATGAACGCCAAGTGGTTGACGAGGAAACTATTGCCAATGTAGTGTCAATGATGACTGGCGTACCAGTACAGAAACTTGCTAACGAAGAAGGCATACGTCTCAAAGGAATGGCTCAGGAACTGAAAGCTGCCGTAATAGCCCAAGATGGAGCAATAGACAAGATGGTAAAAGCCATACAACGAAATCGTGTCGGCCTTAAAGATCCCAACCATCCTATTGGCGTATTCATGTTCCTTGGGCCTACTGGCGTAGGTAAAACCTATTTGGCCAAGAAGCTGGCAGAGTTTATGTTTGGCTCGACAGACTCACTCATACGCATAGACATGAGCGAATACACCGAATCGTTCAATGTATCGCGCTTAATTGGTGCGCCTCCAGGATATGTCGGCTATGAGGAAGGAGGACAACTTACAGAGCGAGTACGCCGCCATCCCTACTCCATCGTTCTTCTCGATGAGATAGAAAAGGCACACGGAAATGTATTCAACCTCTTACTCCAAGTATTGGACGAAGGTCGTCTTACAGACGGAAACGGAAGGTTCATAGATTTCCGTAACACGGTGATAATCATGACATCTAACGCAGGAACTCGCCAACTGAAGGATTTCGGTCGTGGCGTGGGCTTCAATGCAACAAATTTAGGAACTAACATGAACGACAAAGACAAGGAGCACGCACGCAGCATAGTGCAGAAAGCATTGTCAAAGCAGTTCTCTCCAGAGTTCCTTAACCGTCTTGACGAAATTATCACTTTCGACCAACTCGATTTGAATGCAATTAAGAAAATTGTTGACATAGAGATTAGCAGTCTGTTCAAACGCATCAAAAACATGGGCTACAATGTAGAGCTCAGCGAAGATGCCAAGGAATTCGTGGCACAACGAGGATATGACGTACAGTTTGGCGCACGCCCACTGAAACGCGCAATACAGAACTACATTGAAGATGGTATTGCAGAGATGATTGTCAACGATGATCTGCCCCTCGGCTCAACCATCCTCGTTACGAAAGATTCAGAAAAAGATGAAATAAAGTTCGTAAAAAAATTGGAAGTTTCAGAATAA
- a CDS encoding HAD family hydrolase, which produces MPEAIDRYLKKYGFKAFSPKAVLFDMDGVLYDSMPNHSIAWQKSMEKFGIKMTAHDAYATEGARGIDTIRTMVRQQQGRIISEEESQRMYDEKSRIFHEMKEAPVMPGIKELMSQIAAQGIGIGVVTGSGQRPLINRLLKDFGNYLDVEHITTAYDVSRGKPAPDPYLSGLKKFGGLNPWEAIVVENAPLGVEAGVAARIFTIAVNTGPLPDECLLDKGADLLFPNMQNLSDSWKSIVL; this is translated from the coding sequence ATGCCTGAAGCAATAGACAGATATTTAAAGAAGTACGGCTTTAAGGCTTTTTCGCCTAAAGCCGTACTCTTTGATATGGACGGCGTCCTCTATGACTCTATGCCCAACCATTCCATAGCGTGGCAGAAGTCGATGGAGAAATTTGGCATCAAGATGACAGCTCACGATGCCTATGCCACAGAAGGAGCACGAGGCATAGATACAATTCGAACAATGGTTCGTCAGCAACAGGGACGAATAATAAGCGAAGAAGAATCACAAAGAATGTACGATGAAAAGTCGCGCATTTTCCACGAGATGAAGGAAGCGCCCGTCATGCCTGGCATAAAAGAACTCATGTCACAGATAGCTGCACAGGGAATAGGTATAGGAGTGGTGACAGGAAGTGGTCAGCGTCCGCTCATCAACCGACTTCTGAAAGATTTCGGCAACTATCTTGACGTGGAGCACATAACAACAGCCTACGACGTAAGCAGAGGAAAGCCCGCTCCTGACCCATATCTCTCAGGACTGAAAAAGTTTGGCGGACTTAACCCATGGGAGGCAATCGTAGTGGAGAACGCCCCACTAGGAGTAGAGGCAGGTGTGGCTGCACGCATCTTTACTATAGCCGTAAATACAGGTCCGCTGCCTGACGAGTGTCTTCTTGACAAAGGCGCAGACTTACTCTTCCCAAACATGCAGAATCTCTCTGATTCATGGAAGAGTATCGTTCTATAA
- a CDS encoding glucose-6-phosphate isomerase, translated as MKNICLDITKASCFLKEGAVAAFEPKVKAAQESLENGTCPGNDFLGWLHLPSEITPEFINEIQECAKTLRENCEAVVVAGIGGSYLGARAVIESLSNSFGWLIQDKKNPIILFAGNNIGEDYLSELTEYLKGKKFGVINISKSGTTTETALTFRLLKKQCEAQRGKEEARKVIVAVTDAKRGAARTCADKEGYKSFIIPDNVGGRFSVLTPVGLLPIACAGFDIKALVEGAQTMEKACGKDVPFAENIAAQYAAVRNALYQNGKKIEIMVNYQPKLHYVSEWWKQLYGESEGKDKKGIFPASVDFTTDLHSMGQWIQDGERTIFETVISVEEPERKLLFPEDEENLDGLNFLAGKRVDEVNKMAELGTRLAHVDGGVPNIRLVMPKLNEFYIGQVIYFFEIACGISGNILGVNPFNQPGVEAYKKNMFALLEKPGYEAESKAIKERLNNE; from the coding sequence ATGAAGAACATTTGTTTAGACATTACAAAAGCTTCTTGCTTCCTTAAAGAGGGTGCAGTTGCTGCATTTGAGCCTAAAGTAAAAGCAGCTCAAGAGTCTTTGGAAAACGGCACTTGTCCTGGTAACGACTTCCTGGGATGGCTTCATCTCCCATCAGAAATCACGCCAGAATTCATAAACGAGATTCAGGAGTGTGCAAAAACTCTGCGCGAGAACTGCGAGGCAGTAGTCGTAGCAGGTATTGGTGGCAGCTATCTTGGCGCACGTGCAGTCATCGAATCACTTAGCAACTCATTCGGATGGCTCATTCAAGACAAGAAGAACCCAATAATTCTTTTTGCAGGAAACAACATTGGCGAGGACTATCTCTCAGAACTCACAGAGTATCTCAAGGGTAAGAAGTTTGGCGTTATAAACATTTCGAAGAGTGGCACAACAACTGAGACGGCTCTCACCTTCCGTCTGCTTAAGAAACAGTGTGAGGCACAGCGTGGTAAGGAAGAGGCACGCAAAGTGATTGTTGCCGTAACTGACGCTAAACGAGGCGCAGCACGCACTTGTGCCGACAAGGAAGGCTATAAGAGTTTTATCATTCCTGACAATGTTGGTGGCCGCTTCTCTGTCCTCACTCCAGTAGGATTGCTGCCAATAGCATGTGCAGGCTTTGACATCAAGGCTCTTGTAGAGGGTGCTCAGACTATGGAGAAGGCTTGTGGCAAGGACGTTCCCTTCGCAGAGAACATCGCAGCACAGTATGCAGCTGTCCGCAACGCACTCTATCAGAACGGCAAGAAGATTGAGATAATGGTCAACTACCAGCCAAAGCTGCACTATGTTTCAGAATGGTGGAAGCAGCTCTACGGAGAGTCTGAGGGTAAGGACAAGAAGGGTATATTCCCTGCTAGCGTTGACTTCACCACTGACCTTCACTCAATGGGACAGTGGATTCAGGACGGCGAGCGTACCATCTTCGAAACAGTCATCTCTGTAGAAGAGCCAGAGCGCAAGCTTCTCTTCCCAGAGGACGAGGAGAATCTGGATGGTTTGAACTTCCTTGCAGGCAAGCGAGTAGACGAAGTAAACAAGATGGCTGAGCTTGGCACACGTCTGGCCCATGTTGATGGTGGCGTGCCCAACATCCGTCTCGTAATGCCAAAGCTCAATGAGTTCTATATTGGTCAGGTTATCTACTTCTTCGAGATTGCCTGTGGCATAAGTGGCAATATTCTTGGTGTAAACCCATTTAACCAGCCAGGCGTTGAGGCATACAAGAAGAACATGTTCGCACTTCTTGAAAAGCCGGGTTACGAAGCAGAGTCAAAAGCCATTAAGGAGAGACTCAACAATGAGTAA
- a CDS encoding sugar kinase, whose translation MAKIVTLGEIMLRLSPQGNDRFIQSESFRIIPGGGEANVAISVANYGHEAYFVSKLPKHEIGQIAVNAMRRYGVNTQFIARGGDRVGLYYAETGASMRPSKVIYDRAHSSIAEANPEDFDFDAIMEGAAWFHWSGITPAISDKAAELTRLACEAAKRHGVTVSVDLNFRKKLWTSEKAISIMRPLMKYVDVCIGNEEDAELCLGFKPDADVEGGQTDASGYEGIFKQMMQEFGFKYVVSTLRESFSATFNGWKALIYDGKEFYQSKRYEINPIIDRVGGGDSFSGGLIHGLLTKKTQGEALEFAVAASALKHTINGDFNLVSVDEVEALAGGNANGRVQR comes from the coding sequence ATGGCAAAAATCGTAACACTTGGCGAGATCATGCTCCGCCTGTCGCCTCAGGGCAACGATCGTTTTATTCAGAGTGAGTCATTCCGCATCATCCCCGGTGGTGGCGAGGCAAACGTAGCTATCTCAGTAGCCAACTATGGTCACGAGGCTTATTTTGTTTCAAAGCTTCCTAAGCATGAGATTGGTCAGATTGCCGTAAATGCAATGCGCCGTTATGGTGTCAACACACAGTTCATTGCTCGTGGTGGTGATCGCGTTGGTCTTTATTATGCTGAGACTGGTGCTTCTATGCGTCCTTCTAAGGTTATCTATGACCGTGCTCACAGTTCTATTGCTGAAGCAAATCCTGAGGATTTCGACTTCGATGCAATCATGGAGGGAGCTGCTTGGTTCCACTGGAGCGGCATCACACCAGCTATTAGCGACAAGGCAGCTGAACTCACTCGTCTGGCTTGTGAGGCAGCAAAGCGTCATGGAGTGACAGTGTCTGTTGACCTCAACTTCCGCAAGAAGCTGTGGACTTCAGAGAAGGCTATCTCTATCATGCGTCCTCTTATGAAGTATGTTGATGTTTGCATAGGCAATGAGGAAGATGCTGAGCTCTGTCTTGGCTTCAAGCCCGATGCTGACGTAGAGGGCGGACAGACCGATGCTTCTGGCTACGAGGGAATCTTCAAGCAGATGATGCAGGAGTTTGGCTTCAAATATGTTGTTTCTACTCTTCGTGAGTCGTTCTCTGCAACATTCAATGGTTGGAAGGCTCTCATCTATGATGGTAAGGAGTTCTATCAGTCAAAGCGCTATGAGATCAATCCTATCATTGACCGTGTAGGTGGTGGTGACTCTTTCTCTGGTGGACTCATTCATGGTCTGCTTACAAAGAAGACTCAGGGCGAGGCTCTTGAGTTTGCAGTTGCTGCTTCAGCACTTAAGCATACCATCAATGGTGACTTCAACCTCGTTTCTGTTGATGAGGTAGAGGCTCTCGCAGGTGGTAATGCCAACGGACGCGTTCAAAGATAA
- a CDS encoding DUF4177 domain-containing protein — protein MKQFEYKVISSIVGTEKKLNKLGAEGWELVAVFDCRLYLKREYKG, from the coding sequence ATGAAACAGTTCGAATATAAGGTAATTTCCTCCATAGTAGGAACTGAGAAGAAACTTAACAAGTTGGGAGCCGAAGGTTGGGAATTAGTGGCTGTCTTTGATTGCCGCCTGTATTTGAAACGTGAATATAAAGGATAA